Proteins encoded within one genomic window of Cucumis sativus cultivar 9930 chromosome 3, Cucumber_9930_V3, whole genome shotgun sequence:
- the LOC105435116 gene encoding uncharacterized protein LOC105435116 has protein sequence MEETGVFGMGSVLIMLVVVGLVLLLPLVIGSLQPPSGFLLLLFPVTLAAVFFILSRASSH, from the coding sequence ATGGAAGAAACTGGTGTGTTTGGAATGGGGAGTGTTTTGATAATGCTTGTGGTGGTTGGACTCGTTCTATTGCTGCCGCTGGTGATCGGTTCCCTTCAACCGCCGTCCGGCTTCCTACTCCTCCTTTTTCCGGTCACGCTCGCCGCCGTGTTCTTCATCCTCTCACGTGCGTCCTCccattga